Below is a genomic region from Cotesia glomerata isolate CgM1 linkage group LG5, MPM_Cglom_v2.3, whole genome shotgun sequence.
ATCATCTAAATTGTTCcccaaaaaatccaagtatttttatttaacttcctAATCCTAATTTcatcacattttttaaaattaattacgggAGCTATCCGCATTGgatagttttcgacaaaacaCTCTCTctttcaaaaaaactaaattctcggcccttaatattattatctttcgcttccacgctttcGTAGCAACAAGTTGCCATTAGTGTTACTTTACTTTTGCTTTTTGCTAacaaaccgcatttcgcttatttaataatttaatttgcttaaattaattgttattaacccGCTTTAGTttattacagataaattgtaaaaataattctctgCTTTTCCAGTGTCGGCAGTGTGCTCAACCACGtatcaaccggcttcgctttattAATCACGCAGTGCTTTTatccgcttttatttaaacaatccgctaaaatattaaataaatgttaagtGTAATTTGtgtaaatgaatttatagtgttcattttaataatatttccgcGTTTGAATTGAAATATCCAGACCAAAAGCTGATCCTCCACTGTCCCGCATTTTCAGCATTTTATATTTGGTCCATCGAGCCGGATCAGGGTGGCTCTatctcaattaatttaaattaattataccgCTAATAATTGTGTTGTGAGAGTGAAGTTTATTACCGCTAGGAAGAGTCGAGTGTCAGGAGCATCGCGGATCACATCGGGTGCTGCTCCCAGTAGTCATTCGTACACTGGTACGCTGAACTTTCCGCTTTATTAAGACTGAAAACTCGACTTCGGGCCTAAAATAACTTCTGTATGGAGAACTACGCAAGATAGTTGAAAAATGCAACTTGTGCTTCAACTGTCGTGTTCCGCACCAAGCCGCAGACTGCAAGACCGCTCAATATTTCCGAAAATGTGGTCAACATTACCACGCGTTCATCGAGTTTAGATGCAGCAACGAAATCAGCTTCGCCGCAGCCTACATCTTCCGCAAAAGCAACTGATCGTTCCTTTAGACCGATTACAGCTTGACATTAAACGTTGATTATTTCAGATTCACTTTCCGCTCCAGTCTTGCTAGCTACCGCTTCAGTCCAGGTCCGTCCACATGATGGTAATCCCATCACCGCGAGAGTTTTGATCGATCAAGGCTCAGAGTTCTAATTTATGAGACAGACGCTCTTCAAAAAGCTTGGACAACCGCTACAACGCGACATGGTCATGCTCAAGGGCATTGGCAATGTCTCCGCAGGAAGTTCACTAGGTGGAAGCACAATTGAACTTTATTCGCTGTGTACACCCGCTTCAATGCATGTCAGCATGCATATTCTACCAACACTGACGGTAGATCTTCCATCGTTCGTGATCGCTGATCCGGAATGACCACATCTTGATAATCTCAAGCTCGCTGACCCGCACTATCTACAGCCGCGTTCTGTAGACATTATTCTAGGCGCATCACCAGCCGCACAGATCATGAACGCTGAGATTAAACACGAACTTCGCAATTCTCCGATTGCACAATCCACCACGCTTGGTTGGATTGTCTATGGAGCTTTCACAGCTAAACACGCTTCCACGTCACACGCAGAATTACATGCGTCATTAGACACATCATTACAAGACGCTATCGCAAAGTTTTGGGAACAAGAAGAAGTTCCATCAGGAAATTCACCGCTCAACACCGCTGAAGAAGACGAATGTGAAATTCACTTTCGTCAAACGCATTATCGACAGCCTGATGGACGCTACGTAGTGAGATTACCGCTTAAAGCCCCCGAGAGTCAACTTGGCGACTTTATCAACGCAGCCATGGGGTCACTCCGCAGATTAGTAACCCGCTTTTCGCGAGAAAAAGAATATTCTGACATGTACCGTGCGTTCATGGCAGAATACATACAACTAGGACACATGGCACGAGTTCTAATCAACGAATTGCCCGCAAACGCTTACTTCTTGCCTCACCATGGAATATTGAAGCTTGATAGCACTACTACGAAGCTCCGCACAGTGTTCAACGGTTCTTCTGCAACATCTATAGGAATTTCATTGAACGACATTCTACACGCAGGACCCAAAACGCAAATTGACATCTTCGACGTGATGTTGAGAATTCGCTGCAACAGGATTCTATTCGCTACTGACATCACCAAGATGTTAAGCCAGATTGAGGTTGATTCGCTTGATTGGCCACTTCAGTTCATTCTCTGGATAGATGAGAATGACCTAGTAGACGCTTACTTTCTCCAGACAGTCAACTACGGGACCGCTAGTGCAACTTTTGACGCTGAACGTGTGCTCATCAAACTAGTAAAGGATGAGGGACACCGCTTCCCGCTAGCTGTTGCTCCAATGTTGGAAACACGCTACGTAGACGACATCTATGCTGGAGCAGACAAcaaataactaatattatagTCCAAgctatataataattttttctcgcatattctataaactcacattaagatgatcctctccacattcctttctcattCCTTTCCTACCAACATCCTGTTACGTAAACGTGGTACGCTTCACGTAAttattaccgtaactcctattctttcccgctccacagcattatttatacttgttccacatttttacaaatataaataatgttaattgCTATTAACCCGCTTTAgtttgttacagataaattgtaaaaataattctccgCTTTTCCAGTGTCGGCAGTGTGCCCAACCACGTGTCAATCGGCTTCGCTTTATTAATCACGCAGTGCTTTATTTATtcgcttttatttaaacaatccgctaacatattgaataaatattaagtgtaatttgtgtaaataaatttattgtgttcattttaataatatttgtgcgttttaattgagatatacAGACCAAAACCTGATCCTTCGCTTTCCCGCATTTTCAGCATTTTACAGGCAcagtataatatatatatatatatatatatatatatatatatatatatatattataaccaAATTTTCAAGGGGGGTATACGGGAAGTTAACTAaacttaattctaaaaataaaatctggattatacttcGTTATCTTTCCGATTCTTGGTCTCTAGTCTCGATAAAATAGGGcgccaggtaatttttaatcactaGAATTACCAAACTAGTGAACACGGAacgtaaagaatttttattcgctAGGAATTCTCAAACTAGCTAAACTTAAACGCAAACTCAAACAATATCAGAACTCAAACTTAAACTCAAAcgtaattagataatttttattcgctagaaattattaaactagCTAAAACGTAAACTGAATCAAAAATACAGAaaacttaacaaaataaaGACCAAAAATCAGAAGGACAACGGAATACCTCGGGGTCGCTCAGTGTGCTGGTTTGTGGAGAGAGGGGGTGGTTCGAGTAGAGAGGATccataattgtaataattttatacgcaacactaaaaatttatcattaaaacaaaatcGGTATTTATTCAGTAAACCGTAAACTTAATTAACAAACTTAATCTCAAATCCATATAAAATTACTAGAACGATATAGCTAACAATATCAACGCTATAGCCAAGTTACAGTAccttattcttataaaataaaacaaataaataaataaatcttaatgaCTCGAATCACAATCTCAATTAAATCTATCAACAAAACTctaaattctttataatacaaaaGTTTACTATTAACGAGACTATCCGCGATCTCAAGaccaaaaactaaattattaacgctcaaattacaataaataaactaaaatcatACCTGATATAAACAATGCCGATGCTGAGTAACTTTTTATACTAACTTAAATAAACCTCATAACTATATTCATTTCTGTAACGTAAACTAAAATGCAAGAGACTAAACTCTTCACCTGTAGCTGCAATAATACGCACATCCGATCACTTAAAGTGATCAGAGGCGACTCTCTAACTCGACTGTCCTCTACGAGGTCTAAGACTCAACTCTCTTTAACAAAATCTAAAATCCAACTATCTTTAACAAAATCTAAAACTCAAGTATTCTTAAACGTGACTCACTTCCAactaaaatttctatattCAATTAATCCCCATAAACATTTTAATCTCTAAATCAAACAATTGAGGCTCGGAGTACGGATATTCCTTTAGTGGATGCTCTCCGGGAACTGACTACTGCTGGGATCGAAACCAAAAACGTAACTCAAAACGTAACTtaaactcaaaattaaaatatcaaaaatgtaaCTTAAACGTAACAAAAACTTAACGAAAAACGTAAACGTAAACGTAACTCAAACTGATCTCATATGCTTTCGTCATGTTCCTCTACATTGGAGCGCTGGCGGCTCAACCAGACCTAGGCATTCCACCCGGAAGTCTCAAAGGGTTAGACCAACGTCTCACATCAAACGAAACCGGGTGACTTATAGTCCCGCTCCTCGGTAACGCTGATTTACCCACATACTCTGCAACCTCCAAACTCAATAACTCAAAACTTACAATTCGAAactcaaaactaaaaattcaaaacccacaaactcaaaataactcaataaaacCCATAAATAACTCGAcctctatattttttaagaacttGACTCTAAAACTGActctaatttcaaaaatctcaaaagcTCGACTGTAACTGTAACTCTCTAAATTCACACTAAAACTGTAGCTCCTCGTTACTCGGCATCTACACTCGGACTCTACTCACTAAAGACTCGCTAAGAACTCACTTTTAATCCtctcaattattttctataaaattttggcCTTGGAATATCGActtaaaatcacaaaaaatccGTTGGCGCTAGTGACGTTCATTTTAAATAGACCCCGGTCGAAAAAATAAcgtcacaatatatatatatatatatatatatatatatatatatatatatatatatatatatatatatatatcggacataacgcggct
It encodes:
- the LOC123265998 gene encoding uncharacterized protein LOC123265998 yields the protein MNAEIKHELRNSPIAQSTTLGWIVYGAFTAKHASTSHAELHASLDTSLQDAIAKFWEQEEVPSGNSPLNTAEEDECEIHFRQTHYRQPDGRYVVRLPLKAPESQLGDFINAAMGSLRRLVTRFSREKEYSDMYRAFMAEYIQLGHMARVLINELPANAYFLPHHGILKLDSTTTKLRTVFNGSSATSIGISLNDILHAGPKTQIDIFDVMLRIRCNRILFATDITKMLSQIEVDSLDWPLQFILWIDENDLVDAYFLQTVNYGTASATFDAERVLIKLVKDEGHRFPLAVAPMLETRYVDDIYAGADNK